A single window of Vibrio sp. HB236076 DNA harbors:
- the fre gene encoding NAD(P)H-flavin reductase, with protein sequence MTIECKVKSISPLASNTYHIVLKPSEHIEFVAGQYLMVVMGDKDKRPFSIANSPQSSGELELHIGAAEHSSYAFEVVEQIRHAHANDGVITIDVPHGKAGFQTPSEDRGVLLIAGGTGFSYVRSILDYCIEQQLPNPIYLYWGGRNREQLYQYKALTDLSAQYDNVQFKPVVEIATDDWQGHVGNVLEAVAQDFESLEKMDIYIAGRFEMAGAARSQFTEQKAAKIDRMFADAYAFI encoded by the coding sequence ATGACAATAGAGTGTAAAGTAAAATCGATATCACCATTAGCCAGCAATACTTACCATATCGTACTTAAGCCAAGTGAACACATTGAGTTTGTGGCTGGGCAATATCTCATGGTCGTTATGGGAGATAAGGATAAGCGCCCATTCTCTATTGCCAATAGTCCTCAGTCATCGGGTGAGCTGGAACTGCACATCGGTGCGGCCGAGCACAGCAGTTATGCTTTTGAAGTGGTTGAGCAGATTCGACATGCGCACGCTAACGATGGTGTGATTACCATTGATGTACCACACGGTAAAGCTGGTTTTCAGACGCCATCTGAGGATCGCGGAGTGTTGTTAATTGCCGGTGGTACGGGCTTTAGTTATGTGCGCTCTATTTTAGATTACTGTATTGAACAACAATTGCCGAACCCTATTTATCTTTATTGGGGCGGGAGAAACAGAGAACAGCTTTATCAGTATAAAGCGCTGACCGACTTGTCTGCTCAATACGATAATGTTCAGTTCAAGCCCGTTGTTGAGATCGCGACCGATGATTGGCAAGGCCATGTCGGTAATGTGCTTGAAGCCGTGGCGCAGGATTTTGAATCATTAGAAAAAATGGATATTTATATTGCCGGCCGTTTTGAGATGGCGGGTGCAGCCAGAAGTCAATTTACAGAACAAAAAGCGGCAAAAATAGACAGAATGTTTGCTGATGCTTACGCATTTATTTAA
- a CDS encoding esterase-like activity of phytase family protein: MKAGVLSLFLSLSSVSALSYGQVNVGEGGRDQDMPIASVTLIGESRIDNQAQFDGVTIGGLSGIDYNPQTKQWVVISDDRGEHGPARAYLGQLAVTKSHIGDFQVSDMITFEQPDGSPYPRAKAFKQHGDIADFESVRFNPWQPQTLRYTSEGDRTLGLTPFIRDARFPSGQWLASLTIAPQIKAAINHGYYDNLTFEGSSFTPSQDFYFVAMEAPVMQDGPVPNEEHGGYSRLIKYDRQGHIVSQYLYPVDAWPALPGKGKHADNGVSEILAIDDSHLLFVERAGIQSQSGSYHNHIRLYQVSLERASNVNREDSVAHRPELQAVKKTLLLNLNDLDLSLLDNIEGITWGPRLSNGKSSLILISDNNFNRHEVTQLLAFSVTMKGE; the protein is encoded by the coding sequence ATGAAAGCCGGTGTTTTGTCTTTGTTTCTGTCATTGAGTAGTGTTTCTGCTTTGTCTTATGGGCAAGTGAATGTTGGCGAAGGAGGGCGTGACCAAGACATGCCAATCGCGTCGGTGACACTGATTGGAGAAAGTCGAATTGACAACCAAGCTCAGTTTGACGGAGTGACGATTGGGGGACTGTCTGGAATCGATTATAATCCTCAAACCAAACAGTGGGTTGTGATCAGTGATGATCGCGGCGAACACGGCCCAGCGCGGGCGTATCTAGGTCAGCTTGCGGTGACCAAATCGCATATAGGTGATTTTCAAGTCTCTGACATGATCACCTTTGAGCAGCCTGATGGCAGCCCTTATCCCAGAGCCAAAGCCTTTAAACAGCACGGTGACATTGCCGACTTTGAATCGGTTCGCTTTAACCCCTGGCAACCACAAACACTGAGATATACCAGTGAAGGGGACCGCACTTTGGGCTTAACGCCTTTTATTCGTGATGCGCGTTTTCCTTCTGGCCAGTGGTTGGCCTCACTGACCATTGCCCCGCAAATAAAAGCGGCTATCAATCACGGTTATTATGACAACCTCACTTTTGAAGGCAGTAGCTTTACACCGAGCCAAGATTTTTACTTTGTCGCTATGGAAGCGCCGGTCATGCAAGATGGGCCAGTCCCTAATGAAGAGCATGGGGGCTACTCACGGTTAATCAAATACGATCGACAAGGGCATATTGTCAGCCAATACCTTTATCCTGTCGATGCTTGGCCTGCCTTACCAGGGAAGGGGAAGCACGCCGATAATGGCGTATCGGAAATTCTTGCAATTGACGATAGTCATCTGCTGTTTGTCGAGAGAGCGGGTATCCAAAGTCAGTCAGGTTCTTACCACAATCACATCCGCCTTTATCAAGTCAGCCTTGAGCGGGCAAGTAATGTCAACCGAGAAGACAGTGTCGCCCATCGGCCTGAATTACAGGCTGTAAAGAAAACGTTATTACTCAATTTAAATGATCTTGATTTATCGCTGCTCGATAACATTGAGGGCATCACATGGGGACCGCGCTTAAGTAATGGTAAGTCATCCTTGATTTTGATTTCCGACAATAACTTTAATCGCCATGAAGTGACGCAGTTGTTGGCTTTTTCAGTGACGATGAAGGGTGAGTGA
- the rho gene encoding transcription termination factor Rho: protein MNLTELKNRPVSELVKLGESLGLENLARLRKQDIIFSILKAHAKSGEDIFGDGVLEILQDGFGFLRSADSSYLAGPDDIYVSPSQIRRFNLRTGDSIAGKIRPPKDGERYFALLKVNTVNHDRPDNARNKILFENLTPLHANERMVMERGNGSTEDITARVLDLASPIGKGQRGLIVAPPKAGKTMLLQNIAQSIAYNHPECELMVLLIDERPEEVTEMQRLVKGEVVASTFDEPASRHVQVAEMVIEKAKRLVEHKKDVVILLDSITRLARAYNTVIPSSGKVLTGGVDANALHRPKRFFGAARNVEEGGSLTIIATALVDTGSKMDEVIYEEFKGTGNMELHLNRKIAEKRVFPAIDFNRSGTRREELLTKTDELQKMWILRKIVHPMGEIDAMEFLIDKLAMTKTNDEFFDAMRRQ from the coding sequence ATGAACCTGACAGAACTGAAGAACAGACCCGTGTCTGAGCTTGTTAAATTGGGCGAAAGTCTAGGCCTTGAAAACCTAGCGCGTCTTAGAAAGCAAGATATCATCTTCTCAATTTTAAAAGCCCATGCGAAAAGCGGTGAAGACATCTTCGGCGATGGGGTTCTTGAGATCTTACAAGACGGCTTTGGTTTCTTACGCAGTGCAGACAGTTCTTACCTCGCTGGCCCTGATGATATTTATGTGTCACCAAGCCAGATTCGTCGTTTTAACCTGCGTACTGGTGACTCGATTGCCGGCAAGATTCGCCCGCCTAAAGACGGCGAGCGCTACTTTGCGTTATTGAAAGTTAATACCGTTAACCACGATAGACCGGATAACGCGCGCAATAAAATCTTGTTTGAAAACTTGACGCCGTTACACGCCAATGAGCGCATGGTGATGGAAAGGGGTAATGGTTCGACCGAAGACATTACCGCACGTGTTTTAGATTTGGCATCGCCAATCGGTAAAGGCCAGCGCGGTTTGATTGTTGCGCCGCCAAAAGCTGGTAAGACGATGTTGTTGCAAAACATTGCACAAAGCATCGCTTACAACCACCCTGAGTGTGAGTTGATGGTACTACTCATCGATGAGCGCCCTGAAGAAGTGACCGAGATGCAGCGTTTGGTCAAAGGAGAAGTGGTTGCTTCTACCTTTGATGAACCGGCTTCACGCCACGTTCAAGTGGCTGAAATGGTCATTGAAAAAGCCAAGCGTTTGGTTGAGCACAAAAAAGATGTGGTTATTTTGCTCGATTCTATTACCCGTTTGGCCCGTGCTTACAACACCGTGATCCCTTCTTCTGGTAAAGTGTTAACCGGTGGTGTGGATGCGAACGCATTACATCGACCTAAGCGATTCTTTGGTGCAGCGCGAAATGTTGAGGAAGGCGGCAGCTTAACCATCATTGCGACAGCGCTTGTGGATACCGGCTCTAAAATGGATGAAGTTATCTACGAAGAGTTTAAAGGTACTGGTAACATGGAATTGCACCTCAACCGCAAAATTGCTGAAAAACGCGTCTTCCCTGCTATCGACTTTAACCGTTCTGGTACTCGCCGTGAAGAATTGTTAACTAAGACCGATGAACTACAGAAAATGTGGATCTTGCGCAAGATAGTACACCCGATGGGGGAAATCGATGCGATGGAGTTTTTGATTGACAAGTTGGCCATGACGAAAACCAACGATGAGTTCTTTGACGCCATGCGACGTCAATAA
- the trxA gene encoding thioredoxin TrxA, whose amino-acid sequence MSDNIVQLTDDGFDNDVINAAGPVLVDFWAEWCGPCKMIAPILDEIAEEYEGKLTIGKLNIDQNADTPAKFGIRGIPTLLLFKNGSVAATKVGALSKTQLKEFLDANI is encoded by the coding sequence ATGAGTGATAATATTGTGCAGCTAACTGATGATGGTTTTGATAATGATGTTATCAATGCTGCAGGCCCTGTTCTTGTGGATTTCTGGGCGGAGTGGTGTGGACCATGTAAGATGATTGCCCCGATTTTAGATGAAATCGCGGAAGAATACGAAGGTAAACTCACTATCGGCAAGCTAAACATTGACCAAAATGCAGATACGCCAGCTAAGTTTGGTATTCGTGGCATCCCAACACTGCTGTTGTTTAAAAATGGCAGTGTCGCAGCAACGAAGGTTGGCGCATTATCGAAAACTCAACTAAAAGAGTTTCTTGACGCGAACATTTAA
- the rhlB gene encoding ATP-dependent RNA helicase RhlB, with the protein MKKTHITEQKFADLDLHPQVIEGLEKKGFIHCTPIQAKALPVLLSGHDIAGQAQTGTGKTLAFLTATFHHLLVTPAPEGRTPTQPRAIIMAPTRELAIQIYNDSKPLIESTGLKAALAYGGESYEKQQAKLNEGVDILIGTTGRIIDFIKQRVFNLNTIQAVVLDEADRMFDLGFIKDIRFLFRRMPESKSRLNMLFSATLSYRVQELAFEHMTDPQHVEVEPTQKTGHRIQEELFYPSNNEKMALLQTLIEEEWPDRAIIFANTKHKCEKVWGHLDADNHRVGLLTGDVPQKKREKILEQFTKGQLDILVATDVAARGLHIPQVTHVFNYDLPDDCEDYVHRIGRTGRAGESGHSISFACEEYAINLPAIEEYIEHSIPVSDYNSDALLTDLPAPTRLRTKPQQRRTNTGGSRGNGSRGNNNRKPQRNRQRTYNKGKE; encoded by the coding sequence ATGAAAAAGACACATATCACAGAGCAAAAATTCGCCGACTTGGATTTACACCCCCAAGTTATTGAAGGATTGGAGAAAAAAGGATTTATCCATTGTACTCCAATTCAAGCAAAGGCGTTGCCGGTACTGCTCTCCGGCCACGACATCGCAGGCCAGGCCCAAACAGGGACAGGTAAAACGCTCGCGTTTCTTACTGCGACTTTCCATCACTTATTGGTGACACCAGCACCAGAGGGACGAACGCCAACCCAGCCACGTGCCATCATCATGGCGCCAACGCGTGAATTGGCCATTCAAATTTACAATGACTCAAAACCGTTAATCGAAAGTACCGGATTAAAAGCCGCGTTAGCCTACGGCGGCGAAAGCTATGAGAAGCAACAAGCCAAACTCAATGAAGGCGTGGACATTCTCATTGGTACCACCGGTCGTATCATCGATTTCATCAAACAGCGCGTTTTTAACCTCAATACCATTCAAGCCGTCGTGCTCGATGAAGCCGATCGCATGTTCGACCTTGGTTTTATCAAAGACATTCGCTTTTTGTTCCGCCGCATGCCAGAGTCGAAAAGTCGTTTAAACATGCTATTTTCTGCCACCTTGTCCTACCGAGTTCAAGAATTGGCATTTGAACACATGACGGATCCACAACACGTTGAGGTCGAACCGACGCAAAAAACCGGCCACCGCATCCAAGAAGAGCTCTTCTACCCCTCGAACAACGAAAAGATGGCACTGCTGCAAACTTTGATCGAAGAAGAATGGCCTGACCGAGCAATTATTTTTGCCAATACCAAGCACAAGTGTGAAAAAGTGTGGGGACACCTCGACGCTGATAATCACCGTGTTGGTTTGTTGACTGGCGATGTACCACAGAAGAAACGCGAAAAAATTCTCGAGCAGTTCACCAAAGGACAATTAGACATTTTGGTCGCGACAGACGTCGCAGCACGTGGTCTGCATATTCCGCAAGTCACCCATGTCTTTAACTACGACCTTCCTGACGACTGTGAAGATTACGTACACCGTATTGGTCGTACTGGGCGCGCTGGCGAAAGCGGTCACTCAATCAGCTTTGCTTGTGAAGAGTATGCGATAAACCTGCCGGCCATCGAAGAGTACATTGAACACTCAATCCCGGTTTCAGATTACAACTCAGACGCCCTTTTGACTGACTTACCCGCCCCAACGCGTTTGCGTACTAAACCACAACAACGTCGTACTAACACCGGCGGCTCTCGCGGTAATGGTTCTCGCGGCAACAACAACCGCAAACCTCAGCGCAACCGTCAAAGGACTTATAACAAGGGCAAAGAGTAA
- the gppA gene encoding guanosine-5'-triphosphate,3'-diphosphate diphosphatase codes for MNQAVSSPMYAAIDLGSNSFHMLIVRHVQGSVQTMAKIKRKVRLAAGLDEENNLSLEAMQRGWDCLSLFAERLQDIPKENIRIVGTATLRTAKNVHLFLEKANHILGHSIEVIHGEEEAATIYTGVAHTSGGTGRRLVIDIGGASTELIIGQGFESTALTSLKMGCVTWLEHYFKDRQLNQINFDNAIEGAKQVLRPILESYQQLGWEHCVGASGTVQALQEIMLAQGMDEVITLAKLKRLQKQAMLADHLEELEIDGLTLERALVFPSGLSILIAVFELFDIDSMTLAGGALREGLIYQMIDELQHEDIRQRTIQSLQARYQIDVNYGDQVAKLAKSLLRDVNNSEWLIEPQAEVLLDTVAKLHEIGLSIDYKQGGKHGAYLLQHLDLPGFTRAQKFLLGEVVRRYREHLSSLPEQHALSGNSAKRLLRLLRLAVLLSHRRAPDLEPQVTLQAQQDNLTLSIAQDWLDANPLSATELEIEANRQTDLGWPLTIKSH; via the coding sequence ATGAATCAAGCGGTTTCTTCTCCCATGTATGCGGCCATTGATTTGGGCTCGAACAGTTTCCATATGTTGATCGTGCGCCATGTTCAAGGCAGCGTGCAAACCATGGCCAAAATTAAGCGCAAAGTTCGCTTAGCGGCTGGCCTCGATGAAGAGAACAATCTCAGCTTAGAGGCGATGCAACGAGGCTGGGATTGCCTCAGTTTATTTGCCGAGCGTTTGCAAGACATACCCAAAGAGAACATTCGCATTGTGGGTACCGCGACGTTGAGAACGGCAAAAAATGTGCACCTTTTTCTTGAAAAGGCCAATCACATTTTGGGCCACTCGATAGAAGTCATACACGGTGAAGAAGAAGCAGCGACCATTTATACCGGTGTAGCCCATACTTCTGGCGGGACTGGGCGGCGTTTAGTGATCGATATTGGCGGTGCCAGTACTGAACTCATTATCGGTCAAGGCTTTGAGTCCACAGCACTCACCAGCCTAAAAATGGGTTGCGTGACTTGGCTTGAGCATTACTTTAAAGACAGGCAACTCAATCAAATCAATTTTGACAATGCCATTGAGGGAGCAAAACAAGTCTTGCGCCCCATTCTTGAGTCGTATCAACAGCTCGGTTGGGAGCACTGTGTCGGCGCCAGCGGCACCGTTCAGGCCTTACAAGAAATCATGTTGGCGCAAGGGATGGATGAAGTCATTACCCTCGCCAAGCTCAAGCGACTGCAAAAACAAGCCATGCTTGCTGACCACTTAGAAGAGCTTGAAATAGACGGACTCACACTTGAGCGCGCCTTAGTATTCCCAAGTGGTTTATCGATATTAATTGCCGTATTTGAGTTATTTGATATTGACTCAATGACGTTAGCCGGTGGCGCCTTGCGCGAAGGGCTCATTTATCAAATGATTGATGAATTGCAACACGAAGACATTCGCCAACGCACCATTCAGAGCCTCCAAGCCCGCTATCAAATTGATGTCAATTATGGCGATCAGGTTGCTAAACTGGCGAAATCTTTGCTACGCGATGTGAACAACAGTGAGTGGCTGATTGAACCCCAAGCAGAAGTGCTGCTTGATACCGTAGCTAAATTGCATGAAATCGGTTTGTCGATCGATTATAAGCAAGGAGGCAAACACGGTGCTTACTTGCTACAACACCTCGACCTACCGGGCTTTACTCGCGCGCAAAAGTTTTTGTTAGGCGAAGTGGTTCGTCGTTACCGCGAGCATTTAAGCTCTTTGCCTGAACAACACGCTCTGTCGGGGAACAGTGCCAAGCGTTTACTGCGCCTGTTGCGCTTAGCGGTATTGCTCAGCCATCGACGTGCTCCAGACTTAGAGCCACAGGTGACCTTGCAGGCCCAGCAAGATAACTTGACGTTAAGCATCGCTCAGGACTGGCTTGACGCCAACCCACTTTCGGCGACGGAACTGGAAATTGAAGCGAACCGCCAAACGGATTTAGGCTGGCCTTTAACGATAAAAAGTCACTAG
- a CDS encoding 7-cyano-7-deazaguanine/7-aminomethyl-7-deazaguanine transporter, which translates to MSTFTPAQQRKALGYLTLFHLLVIASSNYLVQIPFTVYGFHTTWGAFTFPFIFLATDLTVRIFGSALARRIIFWVMIPALVISYLVSVVFMNGSYAGLGALGEWNTFVARIALASFMAYLLGQILDINVFNRLRKLRQWWIAPTASTLFGNALDTLAFFAIAFYQSPDPFMAEHWTEIALVDYGFKLIISLGLFVPLYGVLLNFLVKKLTSVKEAVRPQLA; encoded by the coding sequence ATGTCGACGTTTACTCCTGCGCAGCAGCGCAAAGCCTTGGGCTACCTTACCCTGTTTCATTTACTTGTTATCGCTTCAAGTAACTACCTTGTACAAATTCCCTTTACCGTGTATGGCTTCCACACCACATGGGGCGCCTTTACGTTTCCGTTTATTTTCTTGGCAACCGATTTAACCGTGAGGATCTTTGGCTCGGCATTGGCGCGCCGGATCATTTTTTGGGTCATGATCCCTGCGTTGGTTATTTCCTATCTGGTGTCGGTCGTGTTTATGAACGGCAGTTACGCCGGGCTCGGGGCGCTCGGCGAGTGGAATACGTTCGTCGCGAGAATTGCGTTAGCCAGTTTTATGGCCTATTTGTTGGGGCAAATACTCGATATCAATGTATTCAATCGCTTGAGAAAGCTTCGCCAATGGTGGATTGCGCCGACGGCATCAACCTTATTCGGCAATGCATTAGACACACTGGCCTTTTTTGCCATTGCCTTTTATCAAAGCCCAGACCCATTCATGGCTGAGCACTGGACAGAGATCGCACTGGTTGATTACGGCTTTAAATTGATCATTAGCTTGGGCTTATTTGTGCCTTTGTATGGCGTATTGCTTAACTTCTTGGTCAAGAAGCTGACGAGTGTCAAAGAAGCGGTTCGACCGCAGTTGGCTTAG
- a CDS encoding DUF3630 family protein — translation MHFGLERYQLAPCSVVLSLSEFDFDRFPQWGEVLLAQLPATLIEAQLDGDLHSWLIDFEDCRLLLKAEHYSEAVWLEPIDPVQSQAVMDYLAQLFERGFHLVV, via the coding sequence ATTCATTTTGGTTTAGAACGCTATCAGCTAGCGCCGTGCTCTGTGGTATTGTCGCTGTCTGAATTTGACTTTGATCGCTTCCCGCAGTGGGGCGAAGTGTTACTTGCCCAATTACCGGCTACGCTGATTGAAGCCCAACTCGATGGCGACTTACACAGCTGGCTCATTGACTTTGAAGATTGCCGTTTATTGCTCAAGGCCGAGCATTACAGCGAAGCGGTCTGGCTTGAACCTATTGATCCTGTGCAGTCGCAAGCGGTGATGGACTATTTAGCGCAGTTGTTTGAGCGTGGATTTCACTTAGTGGTCTAG
- the recQ gene encoding ATP-dependent DNA helicase RecQ — MTSALSDAMIDDQDVEPQSVLQRVFGYASFRPGQQQVIDAALENQDSLVIMPTGGGKSLCYQIPALIKNGLTLVISPLISLMKDQVDQLKAHGVAAQCVNSTMSRESLVDVFQKAESGQLSLLYVSPERVLGQDFLSRLADWPLAMVAVDEAHCISQWGHDFRREYAQLGLLKEHFPHVPFMALTATADEATRQDILHRLQLTDPHVHMGSFDRPNIHYNLVEKHKPVAQVIRFLASQSGQSGIIYCGSRKKVEMLTEKLCQNHIRAAGYHAGMETDEREYVQEAFQKDDIQIVVATVAFGMGINKPNVRFVIHFDIPRNIESYYQETGRAGRDGLPAEAMMLYDPADMSWLRRILDEKEDGPQKQVESHKLNAMGAFAEAQTCRRQVLLNYFGEYRHEPCGNCDVCLDPPKHFDATEQVRKALSCVYRVNQSFGIGYVVEVLRGMQNIRVRENGHDKISTYGLGKDYSHDYWVSIFRQLIHKGLLQQNITRNSTLQLTEEARPILRGEAPVDLAVPRLNVVARSAKADKLSSKNYDKKLFAKLRKLRKSIADEEGLPPYVVFNDATLIDMAEVLPTSYGEMLAVSGVGQRKLEKYADPFLDLIQAHLTSSI; from the coding sequence ATGACCTCTGCACTTTCCGACGCGATGATTGATGACCAAGACGTAGAACCACAAAGCGTTTTACAGCGAGTGTTTGGTTACGCTTCGTTTCGCCCTGGTCAACAGCAAGTCATCGACGCTGCCTTAGAGAATCAAGACAGTTTAGTGATTATGCCGACAGGGGGAGGAAAATCACTGTGTTATCAAATTCCAGCCTTGATTAAAAACGGCCTGACCTTAGTGATTTCACCCTTGATTTCATTGATGAAAGATCAAGTCGACCAACTCAAGGCCCATGGTGTCGCGGCGCAGTGCGTCAATTCCACCATGAGTCGAGAATCGTTAGTCGATGTGTTTCAAAAAGCTGAATCTGGGCAACTGTCTTTGTTGTATGTTTCACCTGAGCGTGTACTTGGCCAAGATTTTTTGTCGCGTTTGGCCGATTGGCCGCTTGCCATGGTCGCGGTTGATGAAGCGCATTGTATTTCACAGTGGGGGCATGATTTTCGCCGAGAGTACGCACAACTTGGTTTACTTAAAGAGCATTTTCCGCACGTTCCCTTTATGGCATTAACTGCAACAGCGGACGAAGCCACTCGGCAAGATATTTTACACCGCTTACAATTGACGGACCCTCATGTGCATATGGGCAGTTTTGATCGCCCCAATATTCACTATAACCTGGTAGAAAAGCACAAACCGGTGGCGCAAGTCATTCGCTTCTTGGCCTCTCAGTCAGGTCAAAGTGGCATTATTTACTGTGGCAGTCGTAAAAAAGTCGAAATGCTGACCGAAAAACTGTGTCAAAACCACATCCGAGCGGCAGGGTATCACGCTGGTATGGAAACGGATGAGCGTGAATATGTTCAAGAAGCCTTTCAAAAAGACGACATTCAAATTGTGGTTGCTACTGTTGCTTTTGGAATGGGGATTAATAAGCCCAATGTACGCTTTGTTATCCACTTCGATATTCCGCGTAACATCGAATCCTATTATCAAGAGACAGGGCGCGCCGGGCGAGATGGTTTGCCGGCCGAAGCCATGATGTTGTATGACCCAGCGGATATGAGTTGGTTAAGGCGTATTCTCGACGAAAAAGAAGACGGCCCTCAAAAGCAAGTGGAAAGCCACAAGCTCAATGCCATGGGCGCCTTTGCCGAAGCGCAAACTTGCCGCCGACAAGTGTTGCTGAACTATTTTGGTGAGTATCGCCATGAGCCATGTGGCAATTGTGATGTTTGTTTGGACCCGCCTAAGCACTTTGATGCGACAGAGCAAGTGAGAAAAGCACTATCATGCGTGTATCGCGTCAACCAAAGCTTTGGTATTGGCTATGTGGTCGAGGTGCTACGCGGGATGCAAAATATCCGCGTCCGGGAAAACGGTCACGATAAAATCTCTACTTACGGCCTTGGTAAAGATTACAGCCATGATTATTGGGTCAGTATCTTTCGTCAATTGATCCACAAAGGCTTACTGCAGCAAAATATTACTCGAAACTCGACCCTGCAGTTAACAGAAGAAGCGAGGCCAATCTTACGTGGTGAAGCCCCGGTGGACCTGGCTGTCCCTAGGTTAAACGTGGTTGCCCGCTCAGCCAAAGCCGATAAATTGTCGAGCAAAAACTACGACAAGAAGTTGTTTGCGAAATTGCGCAAACTGCGAAAATCAATTGCTGATGAAGAAGGGCTGCCGCCTTACGTCGTGTTTAACGATGCGACCTTAATTGATATGGCTGAAGTGTTGCCGACTTCCTATGGTGAAATGCTGGCGGTGAGTGGGGTTGGACAAAGAAAATTAGAGAAGTACGCCGACCCTTTCCTCGATTTAATCCAAGCGCATTTAACGTCATCCATTTAG
- the rarD gene encoding EamA family transporter RarD, translating to MNLPSDNTTRIGITLALCAYFIWGIAPIYFKFLAGVSPFAILSHRVLWSFFFLALIIHLKQQWPQTRQAFADRRTRYRLLATSLLIASNWLIFIWAVNANHMLDASLGYFINPLLSVVLGLLFLQERLRPRQWFAVFLAAIGVMIQLILFGSIPWVAIALACTFGFYGLLRKKLAINAQIGLFIETLLLMPVALIFLLFFAPNSVLQWTDSTLITWLFLLSAGVITTVPLLCFNGAATHLRLSTLGFFQYVGPTLMFILATAVYGEPLTDGKLVTFAFIWAALILFCLDAWYNHRKQRLITPKAIN from the coding sequence ATGAATCTACCGAGTGACAACACTACCCGCATAGGTATTACACTTGCGCTTTGCGCCTACTTTATCTGGGGTATTGCACCTATTTATTTTAAATTCTTAGCTGGCGTGTCGCCATTTGCGATTTTGAGTCATCGCGTGCTTTGGTCTTTTTTCTTTCTCGCTCTGATCATACACCTCAAACAGCAATGGCCACAGACGCGACAAGCCTTCGCAGACCGTCGTACTCGCTATCGATTACTGGCCACCTCACTGCTCATCGCGTCTAATTGGTTGATTTTCATCTGGGCTGTCAACGCCAATCACATGCTAGACGCAAGCTTAGGCTACTTCATCAATCCCCTACTTAGCGTGGTGCTAGGCTTGCTCTTTCTACAAGAGCGCTTAAGGCCGAGGCAATGGTTTGCTGTTTTTCTCGCTGCCATTGGCGTGATGATTCAATTGATCCTCTTTGGCTCCATTCCATGGGTTGCCATCGCATTGGCCTGCACATTTGGTTTCTACGGCCTGTTGAGAAAAAAATTGGCCATAAACGCCCAAATTGGTTTGTTTATTGAAACCCTGCTCTTGATGCCCGTTGCCCTTATTTTCTTATTGTTCTTCGCGCCGAACTCGGTTTTACAATGGACGGACAGCACGCTGATCACTTGGCTATTTTTACTGTCCGCTGGCGTGATAACCACGGTGCCACTACTGTGCTTTAACGGTGCGGCCACCCATTTACGACTGTCAACCCTGGGCTTTTTTCAATACGTAGGGCCAACCCTGATGTTTATTTTGGCCACCGCGGTCTATGGCGAGCCCCTCACCGATGGCAAACTGGTGACCTTTGCCTTTATTTGGGCAGCGTTAATTCTTTTTTGTTTAGACGCTTGGTACAACCATCGAAAACAGCGACTGATTACGCCAAAGGCGATCAACTAA